Proteins found in one Thunnus maccoyii chromosome 5, fThuMac1.1, whole genome shotgun sequence genomic segment:
- the hexa gene encoding beta-hexosaminidase subunit alpha isoform X2 → MADMEVIDMASSGRYTRPNFNLLLLIVHQLGLKLHTVEGVWPLPQSFTSSAERYSLNPQAFHFGYGGQSAAQQGCSVLDAAFKRYVSLIFPDYISASVVPRFNEDKPFTLRISVDRDDCNSYPNEDSSERYNLSVSARRASLHAETVWGAVRGLETFSQLVYQDDFGSYFVNKTEIEDFPRFQFRGILLDTSRHYLPVQAILKTLDAMAYSKFNVFHWHIVDDPSFPYQSRTFPDLSSKGAFHPMTHIYTQSDVRRVISYARLRGIRVLPEFDSPGHTKSWGKGQSNLLTPCYKWGTPSGTFGPVNPALPSTYQFMERLFKEVSSVFPDSYIHLGGDEVDVSCWRSNPYVRAFMEKMGFGEDFTKLEAFYMENIVNITSALNKISIVWQDVFEYHEQRSSLSVVEVWREGCYLCEVHRVTKAGLRVILASPWYLDQPGPTHNWARFYTVWPLAFKGTEEQKKLVIGGQRQVLLQRDSGVMRSRLPVWTKHFLVCRTFVASC, encoded by the exons ATGGCTGATATGGAAGTCATAGACATGGCTAGCTCTGGACGATACACTCGTCCAAATTTCAATTTGCTGCTATTAATTGTCCACCAGCTTGGCCTAAAATTACACACAGTGGAGGGAGTGTGGCCATTACCGCAGTCTTTCACCTCATCAGCGGAGCGATACTCTCTGAACCCACAGGCTTTCCACTTTGGTTACGGAGGTCAATCAGCTGCACAGCAGGGCTGTTCTGTTCTGGATGCTGCTTTCAAGAGATATGTTTCTCTTATTTTTCCAGACTACATTTCTG CAAGTGTTGTCCCTCGATTCAATGAGGATAAACCATTTACTTTGAGGATCAGTGTGGACCGTGATGATTGTAACAGCTACCCAAATGAAGACTCTTCTGAGAGAT ACAATCTGAGTGTCTCTGCAAGACGAGCATCCCTGCATGCAGAAACTGTGTGGGGTGCTGTAAGAG GTCTGGAAACCTTCAGTCAGCTGGTATACCAAGATGATTTTGGCTCA tATTTTGTTAACAAGACTGAGATTGAAGACTTCCCCAGATTTCAGTTCAGGGGGATTTTGTTGGACACTTCACGTCATTATCTACCAGTGCAGGCCATCCTAAAAACTCTG GATGCAATGGCCTACAGTAAGTTCAATGTGTTTCACTGGCACATCGTTGATGACCCCTCCTTCCCTTACCAGAGCCGTACCTTTCCAGACCTCAGCAGTAAG GGGGCTTTCCATCCGATGACTCACATCTACACGCAGTCAGATGTGAGAAGGGTGATCTCATATGCCAGGCTGCGGGGAATAAGGGTCCTTCCTGAGTTTGATTCACCCGGCCACACCAAGTCTTGGGGAAAAG GACAGTCTAACCTGTTGACTCCCTGCTACAAGTGGGGCACCCCTTCGGGTACTTTTGGTCCTGTTAATCCAGCGTTACCCTCCACCTACCAGTTCATGGAGAGACTATTTAAAGAAGTGTCATCAGTGTTTCCTGATTCCTATATCCACTTAGGAGGGGATGAGGTTGACGTCTCCTGCTG GAGATCCAACCCTTATGTCCGAGCATTCATGGAGAAGATGGGATTTGGAGAAGACTTCACCAAACTGGAAGCATTCTACATGGAGAA CATTGTGAATATTACTTCAGCTCTCAACAAGATATCCATTGTATGGCAGGATGTTTTTGAGTACCATGAACAA CGCAGTTCTctgtcagtggtggaagtatGGAGAGAGGGCTGTTACCTGTGTGAAGTGCACAGGGTGACTAAAGCAGGGCTCAGGGTGATTCTGGCCTCTCCATGGTATCTGGACCAGCCAGGACCCACACACAACTGGGCCCGCTTCTACACTGTGTGGCCCCTCGCCTTCAAGG